The Candidatus Latescibacter sp. genome segment GCTTGAATGTATTCCACCGTGACGCAATCACCCGGAATGAAGCCGACTACGCTGTCGGGAAAGCAGGCATCGAAAGCTAGTACGCCAGTCCTTGCGATATTCGCGGCGATCGTGATGCAGAGAGTCCCGGCTGGCCATAAGCGGCTTTGAGCCAATCCGCGTTCCGAGTATGTCTGTGTAAATGACGTGATGTACCCCAACGAGTTTGCCACATCCCCGGTTTGGATGAATGGATAGGGGCCACCGAATAGCCAAGACTCATCGCGAGGACGATGCTGCGAGCGCCCACGGTCAAGGCTGCCAACATTACCAAACTTTTCCACGAGCCAAGCGTCCTGCCGGTCGTCAAACATCTGGTGAAATAGTGCAGCTTCAAGAGAGCCTATCCGCTTGTTCGCTTCCGTGCGTAGGCGGCGTAATGCTTCCGCCTCGTCCAGAATCCTCACCATCCGCTCTTGCTCGGGGAAGGGTGGAAGCGGGATCGTCAACTTCCTGATTCCTTCATTAGTGATTGCCTTCTGCGTCGCACCTGTGCAGAGCGCATCCTTTCGCTCGATGAACTGCTTGGATCGAAGCCAAGAATTGAGCCATCGCGGATGTGTATGGAACTGCGGTCGTAGAGCGGCAAACCCTGTAGACCAGAGGTTCTCCTTCGTCTCGTTCGAGACCACGACTACCTTGTCGGTCGCCTGCATC includes the following:
- a CDS encoding restriction endonuclease subunit S, with the translated sequence MSGWPLKPLLDAADLVTTRVGSFKGVRQYVSTGDVDGTAIVRSESVTFEGRPSRADVVAAVGDVLFARMQATDKVVVVSNETKENLWSTGFAALRPQFHTHPRWLNSWLRSKQFIERKDALCTGATQKAITNEGIRKLTIPLPPFPEQERMVRILDEAEALRRLRTEANKRIGSLEAALFHQMFDDRQDAWLVEKFGNVGSLDRGRSQHRPRDESWLFGGPYPFIQTGDVANSLGYITSFTQTYSERGLAQSRLWPAGTLCITIAANIARTGVLAFDACFPDSVVGFIPGDCVTVEYIQAWLRTIQKALEDDAPQAAQKNINLKTLRELDLVVPPLELQRTFAVRVAEIHLLEATQTTSRQRLDDMYQSLLHRAFQG